From Phaeocystidibacter marisrubri, the proteins below share one genomic window:
- the dnaN gene encoding DNA polymerase III subunit beta — protein sequence MKFIVSSGTLLRELQAIGGVINNNNTLPILDNFLFELSENSLKVSASDLETTMSTKLAVETESEGLAAVPAKILLDTLKTFPEQPLTFVLDEKSHSVEVSSDFGKYSLAFVDGDEFPQLPELEDASEASIPGEVLATAISKTIFAAGNDDLRPVMSGVFFQFASDSLTFVATDAHKLVRYRRTDLNTPNTAEFIMPRKPLNLLRSSLSSTDGDVKIHYNETNARFEYDNIIMTCRLIDGKYPNYEAVIPKDNPNRMLIDRSGFLGSVKRVSIFSNKTTHQIRLKIAGAELTISAEDLDFSNKAVERLTCDYDGSDMEIGFNSRFLTEMLNNLESDAVRVELSAPNRAGLLIPADGTDEGEDLLMLVMPVMLNA from the coding sequence ATGAAATTCATAGTATCCAGCGGAACCCTATTGCGTGAATTACAAGCCATTGGCGGTGTAATCAATAACAACAACACGCTTCCTATTCTCGATAACTTCCTATTCGAACTAAGCGAAAACAGCCTCAAAGTTTCCGCTTCGGATTTGGAAACCACTATGAGCACTAAGCTTGCAGTGGAAACTGAATCTGAAGGTCTTGCCGCCGTTCCGGCCAAGATTCTTTTGGATACCCTAAAGACATTTCCAGAGCAGCCGCTTACATTCGTATTGGATGAAAAGTCGCACTCTGTTGAAGTGAGTTCAGATTTTGGTAAGTACTCACTCGCCTTTGTTGATGGAGATGAGTTTCCACAGCTTCCAGAATTGGAAGATGCTTCGGAAGCGAGTATTCCAGGTGAAGTTCTAGCTACAGCTATTTCTAAAACCATCTTCGCTGCAGGTAACGACGACCTTCGTCCAGTGATGTCGGGCGTTTTCTTCCAGTTCGCATCAGACAGTCTCACTTTTGTGGCTACCGATGCTCACAAATTGGTACGTTATCGCAGAACTGACTTGAACACACCGAACACGGCTGAGTTCATCATGCCACGCAAACCGTTGAACTTGTTACGCTCTTCCCTTTCTAGCACAGATGGAGATGTGAAGATCCACTACAACGAAACGAACGCACGCTTTGAATACGACAACATCATTATGACGTGTCGTTTGATTGATGGCAAATACCCGAACTACGAAGCGGTAATTCCAAAGGACAATCCAAATCGCATGCTAATTGACCGCTCTGGTTTCCTCGGTTCGGTTAAGCGTGTATCGATTTTCTCGAACAAAACGACTCACCAGATTCGTCTAAAAATTGCAGGTGCCGAATTGACTATTTCTGCAGAAGACCTCGATTTCAGCAATAAAGCGGTTGAACGCCTAACCTGTGATTACGACGGGTCGGATATGGAAATTGGCTTCAACAGTCGCTTCCTCACAGAAATGCTCAACAACTTGGAATCTGATGCTGTTCGCGTAGAGCTCAGTGCTCCAAACCGAGCAGGATTATTGATTCCAGCAGATGGCACTGACGAAGGTGAGGACCTTCTCATGCTTGTAATGCCAGTGATGCTCAACGCATAA